The Roseococcus microcysteis genome contains a region encoding:
- a CDS encoding nitroreductase family protein, protein MDPKPLIEARYGHLPFDPPAEIPDTLGALLDRRVTRRYRAEPVSDALLDTVLAAASSAPSKSDMQQWSVVVLRDPAKIAAIADWIGTMPWIKQAPVFLVFCADVRRGRDICDRAGREHANDNLDTVLNATVDAALAMGMTIAAADAAGLGTCPISYVRNHMEKVGPLLGLPKGVFPIAGLTLGVPEARNEPSARLPPSVTIHRERYDASGEAQALSAYDARRERAKPRYPEIHGPAPEGCSWTENVARQLSVPERAGFRAWLRSRGFALD, encoded by the coding sequence ATGGACCCGAAACCGCTGATCGAGGCGCGCTACGGCCACCTCCCCTTCGACCCGCCGGCCGAAATCCCGGACACGCTGGGCGCCCTGCTCGACCGTCGCGTCACGCGCCGCTACCGCGCGGAGCCCGTCTCCGACGCGCTGCTGGACACGGTGCTGGCCGCCGCCTCCTCGGCCCCCTCCAAGAGCGACATGCAGCAATGGTCGGTGGTGGTGCTGCGCGATCCCGCCAAGATCGCGGCCATCGCGGACTGGATCGGCACCATGCCCTGGATCAAGCAGGCGCCGGTGTTTCTCGTCTTCTGCGCCGATGTGCGCCGTGGCCGCGACATCTGCGACCGCGCGGGGCGCGAACATGCCAATGACAATCTCGACACCGTGCTGAACGCGACGGTGGATGCCGCGCTCGCCATGGGGATGACCATTGCGGCGGCCGATGCGGCGGGCCTGGGCACCTGCCCCATCTCCTATGTGCGGAACCACATGGAGAAGGTCGGGCCCCTGCTCGGCCTGCCCAAGGGCGTCTTCCCGATTGCCGGCCTGACGCTGGGCGTGCCCGAGGCGCGCAACGAACCCTCCGCCCGCCTGCCGCCCTCGGTCACCATCCACCGCGAACGCTATGACGCCTCGGGCGAGGCGCAGGCCCTGTCGGCCTATGACGCAAGGCGCGAACGGGCCAAGCCGCGCTATCCGGAAATCCACGGCCCGGCGCCCGAGGGCTGCAGCTGGACCGAGAACGTCGCCCGCCAGCTCTCGGTGCCGGAACGCGCGGGTTTCCGCGCCTGGCTGCGCTCGCGCGGCTTCGCCCTTGACTGA
- a CDS encoding DMT family transporter, whose amino-acid sequence MPRLRNDPIPGRSTSGEAAVRGIALAALGYFIITGADAAVKFALPEIGVAGAMLWRGVVGAVAVAAIARGLGLWPRNGRLVLGRSFLHCAVSALWYFVWLAGLGLADSYAVAAAAPLLMTLLAIPMLGESVGWRRWISCLLGFSGVLFMLQPGGDLWRWEVAVLLVAVVGMAVSRIWTRTLASTDTAATIAFWLMLMHIPLGLALLPVTALWPEGRPPNLFPSWPMFFLLLFFGVSNAIAHLLFARAFALTRVASLAPLEYTPLLWGLVLGFVIFAEVPAWTTLAGAAVVIAAGIYNLHRERVRRAEERARHGAAS is encoded by the coding sequence GTGCCCCGCTTGCGTAACGACCCCATTCCGGGCCGCTCCACCAGCGGCGAGGCGGCGGTGCGCGGGATTGCGCTCGCGGCGCTGGGCTATTTCATCATCACCGGTGCCGATGCCGCGGTGAAGTTCGCCCTGCCCGAGATCGGCGTGGCGGGTGCCATGCTCTGGCGCGGGGTGGTGGGGGCGGTGGCCGTTGCCGCCATCGCGCGCGGCCTGGGGTTGTGGCCGCGCAATGGCCGTCTGGTCCTGGGGCGGTCCTTCCTGCACTGCGCGGTCTCGGCGCTGTGGTACTTTGTCTGGCTGGCGGGCCTCGGTCTCGCGGATTCCTATGCGGTCGCGGCGGCCGCCCCGCTGCTGATGACGTTGTTGGCCATTCCCATGTTGGGCGAATCCGTGGGCTGGCGACGCTGGATCTCCTGCCTGCTGGGCTTTTCGGGCGTGCTGTTCATGCTTCAGCCGGGGGGTGACCTCTGGCGGTGGGAGGTGGCGGTGCTGCTGGTGGCCGTGGTCGGCATGGCCGTCAGCCGCATCTGGACGCGGACCTTGGCCAGCACGGACACGGCGGCCACCATCGCCTTCTGGCTGATGCTGATGCACATCCCGCTCGGCCTCGCCCTGCTGCCGGTGACGGCGCTGTGGCCGGAGGGGCGACCGCCCAACCTCTTCCCCTCCTGGCCGATGTTCTTCCTGCTGCTGTTCTTCGGCGTGTCCAATGCCATCGCGCACCTGCTCTTCGCCCGTGCCTTCGCGCTGACGCGGGTGGCCTCGCTCGCGCCGCTGGAATACACCCCCCTGCTCTGGGGCCTGGTGCTGGGCTTCGTGATCTTCGCGGAGGTTCCGGCCTGGACGACCCTGGCCGGGGCCGCCGTGGTCATCGCCGCCGGCATCTACAACCTGCACCGCGAGCGCGTGCGCCGCGCCGAGGAAAGGGCGAGACATGGCGCTGCGTCATGA
- a CDS encoding glycosyltransferase family 2 protein: MTETHYPVGLSIVVPVYRGAATVGKLVEALSALKPAGGIEIVLVNDGSPDDSGDVCRRLAETATVPLTYVEHARNFGEHNAVLTGLRHARGAYIINMDDDLQNPPEEVIRLYDHARLGGWDVVYTRYAKKEHEGWRNLGSKFANKVADSLLDKPKGLYLSSFRCMSALVAQEVVKYTGPYPYIDGLIMQVTQRIASIEVAHYPRAEGRSNYTMRRLVRLWLNLATNFSILPLRFATMAGVAMGALGFLLALFVVIEALFFVTPSGWASMMVLILLVSGAQFMMLGLLGEYVGRAFLSANGKPQGVVREVIQARAPVRAE; encoded by the coding sequence ATGACCGAGACCCATTACCCCGTGGGGCTTTCCATCGTCGTTCCCGTCTATCGTGGCGCCGCCACGGTCGGAAAGCTGGTGGAGGCGCTCTCCGCCCTGAAGCCCGCGGGCGGCATCGAGATCGTCCTGGTGAACGACGGCAGCCCCGATGACAGCGGCGATGTCTGCCGGCGCCTGGCCGAAACCGCCACCGTGCCCCTGACCTATGTCGAGCACGCACGCAATTTCGGCGAGCACAACGCGGTGCTGACCGGGCTGCGCCATGCCCGCGGCGCCTACATCATCAACATGGATGACGACCTGCAGAACCCGCCGGAGGAGGTGATCCGCCTCTATGACCATGCGCGGCTGGGCGGCTGGGACGTGGTCTATACGCGCTACGCCAAGAAGGAGCATGAGGGCTGGCGCAACCTCGGCTCCAAATTCGCCAACAAGGTGGCGGATTCGCTGCTGGACAAGCCCAAGGGCCTCTACCTCTCCTCCTTCCGCTGCATGAGCGCGCTCGTGGCGCAGGAGGTCGTGAAATACACCGGCCCCTACCCCTACATTGACGGCCTGATCATGCAGGTGACGCAGCGCATCGCCTCCATCGAGGTGGCGCATTACCCACGCGCCGAAGGCCGGTCCAACTACACCATGCGTCGCCTGGTGCGGCTGTGGCTCAACCTCGCCACCAATTTCTCCATCCTGCCGCTGCGCTTCGCGACCATGGCGGGGGTGGCCATGGGGGCGCTGGGCTTCCTGCTGGCGCTGTTCGTGGTGATCGAGGCGCTGTTCTTCGTCACGCCCTCGGGCTGGGCGTCCATGATGGTGCTGATCCTGCTCGTCTCCGGCGCGCAATTCATGATGCTGGGGCTGCTCGGCGAATATGTCGGCCGCGCCTTCCTCTCGGCCAATGGCAAGCCGCAGGGGGTGGTGCGTGAGGTGA
- a CDS encoding acyl-CoA dehydrogenase family protein — MNFELNEEQKAFQEVVRGFAERHLAKGAVERAHTVGFPWDVAKLMAEQGLFGIMLPEEDGGAGGTVFDAVLAMEQIAQVCPRSADVLQAGNFGAFRTFAEYASPYQKERFFKPLLAGEAVAAVGMTEPDAGSALTDLKTHCTPDGEGFRLNGQKVFTTNSAEANVFVIYCRFGPGVGGIGSVLVERGMEGFSLGQPSLYMNDEEWCALYFDNVYIPPEMVLLGPGGFKKQIGGFNVERVGNTTRALALGEYCFTAARDHAMTRRQFGRPLMEFQGLQWKFAEMRVALDAARLLLYRAAVNAGRGLPDAQEVAIAKYACNQAGWLASNESMQVMGGTGYSKDLLIEYCVRRTRGWMIAGGSLEVMKNRIAEGVFGQTFSQRPPK; from the coding sequence GTGAACTTCGAGCTCAACGAGGAGCAGAAGGCCTTCCAGGAGGTGGTGCGCGGCTTCGCCGAGCGCCACCTCGCCAAGGGCGCGGTGGAACGCGCCCACACGGTGGGCTTTCCGTGGGATGTCGCGAAGCTGATGGCCGAACAAGGCTTGTTCGGCATCATGCTGCCCGAGGAGGATGGCGGGGCCGGCGGCACCGTCTTCGACGCGGTGCTGGCCATGGAGCAGATCGCGCAGGTCTGCCCGCGCAGCGCGGACGTGCTGCAGGCCGGCAATTTCGGCGCCTTCCGCACCTTCGCGGAATACGCTTCGCCCTACCAGAAGGAACGGTTCTTCAAGCCGCTTCTGGCCGGTGAGGCCGTGGCGGCGGTCGGCATGACGGAGCCCGACGCGGGTTCGGCGCTCACCGACCTCAAGACGCATTGCACGCCGGATGGCGAGGGCTTCCGGCTGAACGGCCAGAAGGTCTTCACCACCAACAGCGCGGAAGCCAATGTCTTCGTCATCTACTGCCGCTTCGGGCCTGGCGTGGGCGGCATCGGCAGCGTTCTCGTTGAGCGGGGCATGGAGGGGTTCAGCCTCGGCCAGCCCAGCCTCTACATGAACGATGAGGAGTGGTGCGCCCTCTACTTCGACAATGTCTACATCCCGCCCGAGATGGTGCTGCTGGGCCCCGGCGGCTTCAAGAAGCAGATCGGCGGCTTCAATGTGGAGCGCGTGGGCAATACGACGCGGGCGCTGGCGCTGGGCGAATACTGCTTCACCGCGGCGCGCGACCACGCCATGACGCGCCGGCAGTTCGGCCGCCCGCTGATGGAATTCCAAGGCCTGCAATGGAAGTTCGCCGAGATGCGCGTGGCGCTCGATGCCGCGCGGCTGCTGCTCTACCGCGCGGCGGTGAATGCCGGGCGCGGCCTGCCGGACGCACAGGAAGTCGCCATCGCCAAATATGCCTGCAACCAGGCGGGCTGGCTTGCCTCCAATGAATCCATGCAGGTGATGGGCGGCACGGGCTATTCGAAGGACCTGCTCATCGAATACTGCGTGCGCCGCACCCGCGGCTGGATGATCGCGGGCGGCAGCCTGGAGGTGATGAAGAACCGCATCGCCGAAGGCGTGTTCGGGCAGACATTCTCACAGCGTCCGCCGAAATGA
- a CDS encoding acetate--CoA ligase family protein — MLEPRRIALVGASGDPARLTARAQIYLRRHGYQGELFPVNPRASEILGEPAFARVEDIPGEIDFAYILLGTQQVEAQLAAVAAKGAKVACILADGFAEAGPEGQALQDRCVAAAKAAGLRLLGPNSMGIINIPARIAASVNAALEAETLPAGRLALVSQSGSMLGAIMGRGAARGMGFSHLIATGNEADLTAGEIAAMLVDEPGVDAVMLFLEAIREPQHYAHAAWKAHRAGKPIIAYKLGRSPYGAELATSHTGALAGSDMAAEAFFRAHGILRATMLESFLELPALVLGRKPHVSTHRAVSVMTTTGGGGAMAVDALGVAGIEARIPDAHATAKLHAVDMHPHGRLLDMTLAGTKPDRVEAAIVALAAARDTDVVVPVIGSSAQFRPHDAVAGIVRGRDAVGDAKPVAAFLVPQADASLRLLAEAGIPAFRTPESLADAMRAFLDWRAPLPAPHMAAPEVTLPERPDEADAREVFAALGLRTDYARFSDTPPEGLRYPVALKILSPDLAHKTEVGGVALNIPDEAALRSAMLNMRARVEKAAPQARITGFLAQPMAKGLAEVILGFRRDPEVGPVVLLGAGGVLAELHRDVALRLAPLHLDEARGMIAEVRALRVIEGWRGLPRGDVEALAHAIAAVSRLAAMEGIAEAEINPLMIHESGVTVADAWIVRR; from the coding sequence TTGCTGGAGCCCCGCCGGATCGCCCTGGTGGGCGCCTCCGGCGACCCTGCCCGCCTGACCGCGCGGGCGCAGATCTATCTGCGCCGGCACGGCTATCAGGGTGAGCTTTTCCCGGTGAACCCGCGTGCCAGCGAAATCCTGGGCGAACCCGCCTTCGCGCGCGTCGAGGACATCCCGGGCGAGATCGACTTCGCCTATATCCTGCTGGGCACGCAGCAGGTGGAAGCGCAGCTTGCAGCCGTGGCGGCCAAGGGGGCCAAGGTCGCCTGCATCCTGGCCGATGGCTTCGCGGAAGCGGGGCCGGAGGGCCAGGCCTTGCAGGACCGCTGCGTCGCGGCCGCGAAGGCCGCGGGGCTGCGCCTGCTCGGCCCCAATTCCATGGGCATCATCAACATCCCGGCCCGCATCGCGGCCAGCGTGAACGCCGCACTCGAAGCCGAGACGCTGCCCGCCGGGCGCCTCGCCCTCGTCAGCCAGTCCGGCTCCATGCTGGGCGCCATCATGGGGCGCGGGGCCGCGCGGGGCATGGGGTTCTCGCACCTCATCGCCACGGGCAACGAGGCCGACCTCACCGCCGGCGAAATTGCCGCCATGCTGGTGGACGAGCCAGGCGTGGACGCGGTGATGCTCTTCCTGGAGGCCATCCGGGAGCCGCAGCACTACGCGCACGCCGCCTGGAAAGCACACCGCGCGGGAAAACCCATCATCGCCTACAAGCTCGGCCGCTCGCCCTACGGGGCGGAGCTGGCCACCAGCCACACCGGCGCCCTGGCCGGCAGCGACATGGCGGCCGAAGCCTTCTTCCGTGCGCATGGCATCCTGCGCGCCACCATGCTGGAGAGTTTTCTGGAGCTTCCCGCCCTGGTCCTGGGGCGCAAGCCGCATGTATCCACCCACCGCGCCGTCTCGGTGATGACCACCACCGGCGGCGGCGGCGCCATGGCGGTGGACGCGCTGGGCGTGGCCGGCATCGAGGCGCGCATCCCCGACGCGCACGCCACCGCGAAGCTGCACGCGGTGGACATGCACCCGCATGGCCGACTGCTGGACATGACGCTAGCCGGCACCAAGCCCGACCGGGTGGAGGCCGCCATCGTGGCACTCGCCGCCGCGCGGGACACGGATGTGGTGGTGCCCGTCATCGGCTCCTCCGCGCAGTTCCGGCCGCATGACGCGGTGGCGGGCATCGTGCGCGGGCGGGACGCGGTGGGCGATGCGAAGCCCGTGGCCGCCTTCCTCGTGCCCCAGGCCGATGCCTCGCTGCGGCTGCTGGCCGAGGCCGGCATTCCCGCCTTCCGCACGCCTGAATCGCTGGCGGATGCCATGCGCGCCTTCCTCGACTGGCGCGCGCCGCTGCCGGCCCCGCACATGGCCGCGCCCGAAGTGACGCTGCCCGAAAGGCCTGATGAGGCCGATGCGCGCGAGGTCTTCGCGGCCCTCGGCCTGCGCACGGACTATGCCCGCTTCAGCGACACGCCGCCCGAGGGGCTGCGCTATCCGGTGGCGCTGAAGATCCTCTCGCCGGATCTCGCGCACAAGACCGAGGTGGGCGGCGTCGCGCTCAACATCCCCGATGAGGCGGCGCTGCGTTCGGCCATGCTGAACATGCGCGCGCGGGTGGAGAAGGCCGCACCCCAGGCGCGGATCACCGGCTTCCTGGCGCAGCCCATGGCCAAGGGGTTGGCCGAGGTCATCCTGGGCTTCCGCCGCGATCCGGAAGTTGGGCCGGTGGTGCTGCTGGGCGCCGGCGGCGTGCTGGCGGAACTGCACCGCGACGTGGCGCTTCGCCTCGCGCCACTGCACCTCGACGAGGCCCGCGGCATGATCGCGGAGGTGCGGGCGCTGCGCGTCATCGAGGGCTGGCGTGGCCTGCCGCGCGGCGATGTGGAGGCTTTGGCCCACGCCATCGCCGCCGTCTCGCGCCTCGCCGCCATGGAGGGCATCGCGGAGGCCGAGATCAACCCGCTGATGATCCATGAGAGCGGCGTGACCGTCGCCGATGCCTGGATCGTGAGGAGGTGA
- a CDS encoding class I SAM-dependent methyltransferase — translation MEQTEYALMDAVEDRMWWYRTLHGHALAALAALPADARILDAGCGTGGLLAKLRAARPGAPLFGVEYAPEAARRAATKAGAAVAAGTVNALPFPDASFDAVVSLDVLCHAAVDEGAALAEFTRVLRPGGLLVLNLPAHEWLRSAHDARVHNARRYARGEVAGKLAAAGLAEISPRHWNSLLLPLMLLQRRLVKRDDHAASDVKPFPPWLDRSLSGICALESAMLRAGLRFPAGGSILATARKPGPVP, via the coding sequence GTGGAGCAAACCGAATACGCGCTGATGGATGCGGTCGAGGACCGCATGTGGTGGTATCGCACCTTGCACGGCCATGCCCTGGCCGCGCTGGCGGCGTTGCCCGCCGATGCGCGCATCCTGGATGCGGGCTGCGGCACGGGCGGGCTGCTGGCGAAGCTGCGCGCCGCGCGGCCCGGCGCGCCCCTCTTCGGCGTGGAATACGCGCCCGAAGCCGCCCGTCGCGCCGCCACCAAGGCCGGTGCCGCGGTCGCCGCCGGCACCGTCAACGCCCTGCCCTTCCCCGATGCGAGCTTCGACGCGGTGGTAAGCCTGGACGTGCTCTGTCACGCGGCGGTGGACGAAGGCGCGGCGCTGGCGGAATTCACCCGCGTGCTGCGGCCCGGCGGCCTTCTGGTGCTGAACCTGCCCGCCCATGAATGGCTGCGCTCGGCCCATGACGCGCGGGTACACAATGCGCGCCGCTATGCGCGGGGCGAGGTGGCGGGCAAACTCGCCGCCGCGGGCCTTGCCGAGATTTCCCCCCGCCACTGGAACAGCCTGTTGCTGCCACTCATGTTGCTGCAACGGCGCCTGGTGAAGCGCGACGACCACGCCGCCTCCGACGTGAAGCCCTTTCCCCCCTGGCTTGATCGCAGCCTCAGCGGCATCTGCGCGTTGGAATCCGCGATGCTTCGCGCGGGGCTGCGCTTCCCCGCCGGGGGGTCCATCCTCGCCACCGCCCGCAAGCCCGGACCTGTGCCATGA
- a CDS encoding MBL fold metallo-hydrolase, whose protein sequence is MNVPFLRDDPLEYGTVEHIAPGVRRVLCNNPSAFTFRGTNTYLIGGGKSVAVLDPGPEDAAHLQAILAATSGETITHVIVSHTHRDHSPGARALQAATGAPSYAHGPHATPPHDGQEGGDHDFMPDVRVPDGGAIEGADWRLTALFTPGHCGNHLCFALEGTGILFSADHVMSWSTSVVSPPDGDMRAYRDSLAKLRAREGQDRLYLPGHGPKLPDPMPFLDALSLHRQKREARVIAALREHGPIAAEALVGPVYGPLDPRLVRAAGRSLLAQLIMLEGEGAAIREGELWRLA, encoded by the coding sequence TTGAACGTCCCCTTCCTGCGAGACGACCCCCTCGAATACGGCACGGTGGAGCATATCGCCCCCGGCGTGCGGCGGGTGCTGTGCAACAACCCCTCGGCCTTCACCTTCCGCGGCACCAACACCTACCTGATCGGTGGCGGCAAGTCTGTCGCGGTGCTGGATCCGGGGCCGGAAGATGCGGCGCATCTGCAGGCCATCCTGGCCGCGACCAGCGGCGAGACGATCACGCATGTCATCGTCTCGCACACCCACCGGGACCATTCGCCGGGTGCCCGCGCGCTGCAAGCCGCGACGGGCGCGCCGAGCTACGCCCATGGCCCGCACGCGACGCCGCCGCATGACGGGCAGGAAGGGGGCGACCATGACTTCATGCCCGATGTCCGCGTGCCCGATGGCGGCGCGATCGAGGGCGCGGATTGGCGCCTGACCGCTTTGTTCACACCGGGCCATTGCGGCAACCATCTGTGCTTCGCGCTGGAGGGCACCGGCATCCTGTTCAGCGCCGACCATGTCATGTCCTGGTCCACCAGCGTGGTCAGCCCGCCCGATGGCGACATGCGCGCCTATCGCGACAGCCTGGCGAAGCTGCGCGCGCGCGAGGGGCAGGACAGGCTCTACCTCCCCGGCCATGGGCCGAAGCTGCCCGACCCCATGCCCTTCCTGGATGCGCTGAGCCTCCACCGGCAGAAGCGCGAGGCCCGGGTGATCGCGGCGCTGCGCGAACACGGGCCCATCGCGGCCGAGGCGCTGGTGGGTCCGGTCTATGGCCCGCTCGATCCGCGCCTCGTGCGCGCGGCGGGGCGGAGCCTGCTGGCGCAACTCATCATGCTGGAAGGCGAGGGCGCGGCCATCCGCGAGGGTGAGCTATGGCGCCTCGCTTGA
- a CDS encoding NUDIX hydrolase, with protein MTEPTADNPGSADAAGVTRRRVHPRHAASLVLWREGPSGPEVLMGRRHHALRFMPGVLVFPGGRVDRTDYKAPAISELRAPTLAMLRLSSPASLARALAVAAARELHEETALVLGEMRGGRVAPDLGCMDYLSRAITPAGRPIRFHARFLVAPASAAQGELRGSGELEELRFFPLTGLAGQPVMRITAMILEEFQSWLSMDQAARDARALMAIKGRDRFSAERKWPSSEAP; from the coding sequence TTGACTGAACCCACGGCCGACAATCCCGGCAGTGCCGATGCGGCGGGCGTGACGCGCCGTCGCGTCCATCCCCGCCACGCCGCCAGCCTCGTTCTGTGGCGCGAGGGACCGTCCGGCCCCGAGGTGCTGATGGGCCGCCGCCACCACGCGCTGCGCTTCATGCCAGGCGTGCTGGTCTTCCCCGGCGGACGGGTGGACCGCACCGACTACAAGGCGCCCGCCATCAGCGAGTTGCGGGCGCCCACGCTGGCCATGCTGCGGCTCTCCTCGCCCGCCAGCCTCGCCCGCGCGCTGGCGGTCGCCGCCGCGCGCGAGCTGCACGAGGAAACCGCGCTGGTGCTGGGCGAGATGCGCGGCGGGCGGGTCGCGCCGGATCTGGGCTGCATGGACTATCTCAGCCGCGCCATCACGCCGGCTGGCCGGCCCATCCGCTTCCATGCGCGCTTCCTGGTGGCCCCCGCCAGCGCGGCCCAGGGCGAACTCCGCGGCTCGGGCGAGTTGGAGGAATTGCGCTTCTTCCCGCTCACAGGCCTCGCCGGTCAGCCCGTGATGCGGATCACTGCCATGATCCTGGAGGAATTCCAGTCCTGGCTCTCCATGGACCAGGCGGCGCGCGACGCCCGCGCGCTTATGGCCATCAAGGGCCGCGATCGCTTTTCCGCGGAACGCAAATGGCCCTCAAGCGAGGCGCCATAG
- a CDS encoding SDR family NAD(P)-dependent oxidoreductase, translating into MMLKDKVAIVTGSGGGIGREIAVAMAEAGAKVVINDIGASLGGEGFSTSPAEQTKAIIEQKGGQAVINTDSVSEWENAKKIVQTAIDAFGRVDIVVNNAGILRDQIFHRMTPEEWLSVINVHLNGSFFMSRAAAEHFRKQESGSFVHITSTSGLIGNFGQANYSAAKLGIVALSKSIALDMKRYNVRSNCLAPFAWSRMTSSIPAETPEQKARVERIMRMGPEKNAPLAVFLASDAAKEVTGQIFAPRMHELFLFSQNRPIRSVHSESGWTPEKIAEVALPAFRANFVPMERSGDVFSWDPV; encoded by the coding sequence ATGATGCTCAAGGACAAGGTCGCCATCGTCACGGGCTCCGGTGGGGGTATCGGGCGCGAGATCGCGGTCGCCATGGCGGAAGCCGGCGCCAAGGTCGTCATCAACGACATCGGCGCCTCGCTGGGCGGCGAGGGCTTCTCGACCAGCCCGGCCGAGCAGACCAAGGCCATCATCGAACAGAAGGGCGGCCAGGCCGTCATCAACACCGACAGCGTCTCCGAGTGGGAGAATGCGAAGAAGATCGTCCAGACCGCCATTGATGCCTTTGGCCGCGTGGACATCGTGGTGAACAACGCGGGCATCCTGCGCGACCAGATCTTCCACCGGATGACGCCGGAGGAGTGGCTCTCTGTCATCAACGTCCACCTGAACGGCAGCTTCTTCATGAGCCGCGCCGCGGCCGAGCATTTCCGCAAGCAGGAAAGCGGCAGCTTCGTCCACATCACCTCGACCTCGGGGCTGATCGGCAATTTCGGCCAGGCGAACTACTCCGCCGCCAAGCTCGGCATCGTGGCGCTGTCGAAGTCCATCGCGCTGGACATGAAGCGCTACAATGTCCGCTCGAACTGCCTGGCCCCCTTCGCCTGGTCGCGCATGACCAGCTCCATCCCCGCCGAGACGCCGGAGCAGAAGGCGCGCGTGGAGCGCATCATGCGGATGGGCCCGGAGAAGAACGCGCCGCTCGCGGTGTTCCTGGCCTCGGACGCGGCCAAGGAGGTGACAGGCCAGATCTTCGCGCCCCGCATGCATGAGCTGTTCCTGTTCAGCCAGAACCGCCCCATCCGCTCGGTCCACAGCGAAAGCGGCTGGACGCCGGAGAAGATCGCGGAAGTCGCGCTGCCGGCCTTCCGTGCGAACTTCGTGCCCATGGAGCGCTCGGGCGACGTGTTCAGCTGGGACCCCGTGTGA
- a CDS encoding DMT family transporter, whose product MALRHDARRGALLMLGATALFTLMGALVKLVGDRIHFLEIMFFRSVLALPVVLLIVARLGQGVRLRTQRLPQHVGRAMTGTMAMSCAFFSLTVLPLAEQTALTFTTPLFVTLLAIPFLGERVGIHRFSAVLLGFGGILVIALGQGAFQGRIDPWIALGMSIAVLHGVFSAMTTLLVRSLSATESSTTIVTWQSILMTCFTGLALPFVWVTPTPWEFLLLLGVGLVGGIAQVMLTEAYASAQVSSLGAYSYTGILWAVLLGWIFFGDTPGIATFVGAGLIVLAALYIMQREMRRGVKR is encoded by the coding sequence ATGGCGCTGCGTCATGATGCGAGGCGCGGGGCGCTGCTCATGCTGGGGGCCACCGCGCTGTTCACCCTGATGGGCGCGCTGGTGAAGCTGGTGGGCGACCGCATCCATTTCCTCGAGATCATGTTCTTCCGCAGCGTGCTGGCCCTGCCGGTGGTGCTGCTGATCGTGGCGCGGCTGGGCCAGGGGGTGCGGCTTCGCACCCAGCGCCTGCCGCAGCATGTGGGCCGCGCCATGACGGGCACCATGGCGATGAGCTGCGCCTTCTTCTCGCTGACCGTGCTGCCGCTGGCCGAGCAGACGGCGCTGACCTTCACCACGCCACTCTTCGTCACGCTGCTGGCCATTCCCTTCCTGGGCGAGCGGGTGGGCATCCATCGGTTCAGCGCGGTGCTGCTCGGCTTCGGCGGCATCCTGGTCATCGCGCTGGGGCAGGGGGCCTTCCAGGGCCGCATCGATCCATGGATCGCGCTGGGCATGTCCATCGCGGTGCTGCACGGCGTGTTTTCGGCCATGACGACGCTGCTGGTGCGCAGCCTCTCCGCCACCGAAAGCTCCACCACCATCGTCACCTGGCAGTCCATCCTCATGACCTGCTTCACGGGGCTGGCGCTTCCCTTCGTCTGGGTGACCCCCACGCCCTGGGAATTCCTGCTGCTGCTGGGGGTGGGGCTGGTGGGCGGCATCGCGCAGGTGATGCTGACGGAGGCCTATGCGTCCGCGCAGGTCTCCTCCCTTGGCGCCTATTCCTACACGGGCATCCTCTGGGCCGTGCTGCTGGGCTGGATCTTCTTCGGCGACACGCCCGGCATCGCGACCTTCGTCGGCGCCGGATTGATCGTGCTGGCCGCCCTCTACATCATGCAGCGCGAAATGCGCCGAGGAGTGAAGCGTTGA